From the genome of Macaca thibetana thibetana isolate TM-01 chromosome 8, ASM2454274v1, whole genome shotgun sequence:
CATATTTTGAGTTCATTAGCATATTAAGACTATTTAATCTCCTTGGATCCAACATATCTTAAAGGTCTCTCTGGTTGTGAAACATTCATTTTGATATACAGGTGACTCTTGAACAACACGAGATTTAGGGCCACCAACCTCCCGTGCAGTTGAAAACCCGTATGTAACTTTGGACTCTTCCAGAATTTACTTACTAATAGCTTAccgttgaccagaagccttactgataatataaacagttgattcacatatattttgtatgtaatatgtattatgtactgtgttcttacaataaagtagGCTGAAGAaagtattaagaaaatcataaggaagaggaaATACATTTACCCTTCATTAAGCGGAAGTGGATTATCATCAAGGCCACTATTCTCGTCATCTTCATGTTGAACAGGCAGAGGGGGAGGAAGAGCAGGGGTTGGTCTTACCGTTTTGGGGGTGGCACAGGAAGAAAATCTATGTGTAAGTGGACCCGCAGGAGCATTTGGAGGCCAAAAGTTAGAATTCAGCCCAGGGACTCCTTCCTCTTGCAGTTCCAACCCATGTTGTCCCAGGGTCAACTGTAACAGCTATTGCAAAACATTCTTTGGAAAATGTGACCAATGGGGTTGGAGGTCCCTTGCAGTGTCCACCTCCAAGAATCTACAAAAAGACCTCAAAGCTGCTTGGAGCTGGATGGCCTGGAGTTTGAATTCCAGCTGAGGCACTTACCACCTGAGTGGCCTTATGCAAACCCCTCAGCCTCCTTGAGCCTCGGTTTCTCTCCCGGGTGAAGAGGGGTTGGTGCCTGTGCCAGCCTCActgtgctgggagctgggagacTGAGTGACCTAGAGCATGCATGGCACAAGGCAGTGGGCGCTCCCTAACTGAAGGGAGCTCACCTGGGCAGTACAGTCCCTGGCACCCAGGGGTGAAGGAGTTTACTAGTAGAGTCTCCCCAGGAGCACAAAGGGGGCAGAGGGCAATGCGGGGGGGATGAAGGATGCGATTGGGTGGAGATGGTGGGCCCTTGCTTTCGTCTGCTTCCCACCATACCGGGTCAGCCCTGGTAGGCGCTCAGGTGTTGGGAAAGGTGAGCAGTGCCAGGCTGTAGCTTGACTTGGTTCCTGCCCCTGGGAGGCAAGATGGGGGAACCAAACTGGTTTATCGGGGTACCTGGGTCCTCCCGCTCAGGCACACCCAGAAGGAGCAGCCTTCCCCATTTCCAGCCCCACAGGGACATGGCGCATCTCCCCTTGCTCGCCCAGCCCAGACTCCAGGTTTGAGGGGCCAAGAAAGCCACTGGAGCCTCCTGGTCCGAGCGGTTTCTGCCCTGATCATGGAGCTTCTGCTGACATCTGCCCAGCAAGCCTCCCCCGCCCTTCCCCTCCtcattcctcccctcccccactcccactGCATCTCCTCACAGGTGCTGGCCTCCAGGGGCTTGGGGACCATCTTCAGGAAGTTTCCAGCAGCCAATGCAAATGAAGGCCACTCCCTGTTATTGAAGAGCAACTTGCAGGCACAGATCTGTCCGCCCTGCAGCCAGCGGCTTCTCCCTGAGACTTAATCCCTCTGCTTTCTGAGTCACCAGGAACTTCTCAACCCGAGGCCCAGGGAGTGTGGTCCAAGGCCAAGAAAGTATGTCTCATGAGCCGGCTTCCAACAAGCTTTGCTGAAACCCAGAATCAGCCAAGAGTGTCTGGGGGCCGAAAGTTAGAATTCAGCCCAGGGGCTCCTTTCCTGTTGACCCAGGACAAGGTCTGCACTTGGTTTGTACGACCTGTTAGGTGCAGGCCACAGCCTGTGGCCATAGTAGGGCATCGGCCAGGATGACAAGCCGCCAGGAAACCCTGGCTCAGCACAGCTGCTGAGCGCATTCGCACTACTGAGCCTCGCGGACTTCTCCTTTCAGATCTGGGCTCTGTGTACAGCTGCTAGGGTTGAACAGAGGGGCTCAGGGGCTGGCTTTCGCCAATGAGGCAGACACAGCCACCCACAGCTGCAGGATGCAGGTGGCCCCACCCCATGCTCCGTCAGGCCAGGCCAGGCTAGAGGAGGAGGGCACCTTCTGGCCAGTTCAGAGAAGGTGTGATGAGTCACCTGGTGAAGCTCACACACCGTCGCCCCCACACAGGCCCCGAGTCCAGCTTGCTGATCAAAAATGATGGCCTCGTGTCTGCTCACCCTCTGGGATCCCTTGATGGGCAGTCTCTGCTGTCCTCCACGTGGTCACCATCTTCCCTCTGGGATGGTGCCAACCTCTCATGTCTGGCCTCAGTACCTCTCCACCAGGTTCTTAACCCTGAGGAGTTTGATAATTCTATGTACGCTATCCTCAGAGGTCCTCGTGTTCCGTGATGAAGTCAACTCTTTCACATCGCACACAGGGCTGTCATGAATGACCCTGTCCACACTGACCACAAGCCCTGGGTCCCCCAGCTCAGTCCCCAGAATCCTGCTTTGCCTCCTGGACAGCTGGGTGTGGCCCTGTGCACACAGCCACGCCGTGCCCCACTCGCCCCAGGCCTTCACCGCTGCTGGCCCCTCTGCTTGGGGTGGCCTTTCCCATCGGCCTCTGGACCCCTGCCTGGTGCTTCCGACATGGGGCATGTGCAGATCCCGTGGCCTCTCAGAGCTCCTCCTTCTCTCACTGTGTCCCTGCGGGGAAGCTCCTGCCAGCTGACGGCAGGCCTGCGTGCTCTGACACCCAGCTCTGCGTGAAAGGACGGGAAGGGACACAGGGCATGTGGGGCCAGGCGGGTCTTCGCTGTCCGGAGGGCAGCAGCAGCCAAGAGCTTCTGGTCAGCGAAGCTGGACCTGGATCCTGCCCTCGGCTGATCCCCTCCGAAGCCTTGGCCCTTCCTTCCGACACAGCTTGTTCCTCCTGCTGCCAGAATTGGCTCCCTGGAACCTGGCTCCACTCACCCCCTACCGGCTGGAAACCCTTCTGCCACGTCTGGGTGGGCCTGGCCTGTGGCGCCTGTTCTGCCAGCCCAGCAGCCTCCATGGTGAAAGCCTTGGCCACAGGCAACATCcctcaatgcctggcacatggggaTGTTCCCTACATAaatccttttgtgtgtgtgagagacaagatctcaccctgtcgtccagactggagtgcagtggcacgatctgcagccttgacctcctgggctcaagtgatcctcctatctcagcctcctgagtaactgggactaaaggcatgcaccaccatgctggctatttttttttttaatagtgttggggtctttctatgttgcccaggctggtcttgaactcccaagctcgagtgatccccctgccttggcctctgaaagtgctatgCCCATTCCCTTGTGTCCATTCAACAAGGCTCTCCTTCTCTGCAGCGCACCTCCTAGGAGCTGGGCACTGCTCTGGCACTTGGTACCCAGCAGTGAACAGAAAAGATGGCCTCTCGCTCTCTCACAGCTTGAGTGCTAGTGGAGGGAAAATGACCAAGAACAAATCACATCAGTAAAATGCGCAAGATCAAAGACCTTGATGAGTACTCTGGAGAAAGACTCCCTCGGGGGTACTGCCAGACGGTGACCCTGGGGGTGGGACCCCTGCAGGGCAGGGCATGCTAGGGGCTTTCAGGGCCTGGCCTACCCAACCTCATCTCCAGCCAGGCAGCTCCTCGCCTGCAGATCTCCAGCCTGCTGACTGCCTTCCTCCCCCACCTTTCAGTCCCTCAGAGGGCCATGCCTGCTTcaaccacagggcctttgcacaagctGCTGTCCCTCCTGCCTCGCTCTTCACCACCTCTTTGCCCAGCAAACCCCTTTGATCCAGTCCATCCCAGCCCCTTTACTGCCTCCTCAGGGAAGCCCTTCCTGACCTTCTTCCTGTCCTGTGTGCTGCCAGTCCCAGAGAGCCCTGTGCAGAGCTAGATATCTGTGCATTTCCTCCCCAGCCCTCCACCACCTCCCTGGAACCTGCAAGAGTTCTTGGCACAGGGAAACCCCgaataagtatttgttgacaGAATGAATGAACACCTCCACCTTGACATATTAGAGCTGGTTCATTTACTCTGTAGACTTTGACTGGGCCCCTCCTGTGCACAAATCCCAGTGCTGGGGGCCGAGAATACAAAGGTGGCCATCATTTATTCAACTGTCTCCTCTTCAAGACTGGAAGCTCTCTGAGGGCAGGGGTCATGTCAGAGGTCAGCATCTCACCATATGGTATTCTCTCTGTTGGTAGGCCCACTGTCCCTCAAACATCCCCCGTAAGAACCCGGGGGTTGTGCCGGTTTCTGTCTTGCACACCCTACGTCTGAGGATAGCCAGGTCCTGCCACTCAGATCTGCTCCTTCTGTGCACTGCCCAGAAGACAGAGCCCTGGTTCTGAGTATGGCATCCATCCAAGGCCCTTGTGTCTGTCTTCCATCCACCTCTCCATGCAGCTCTTGCCATCATCTGCCTCCACCTTTAGGTGCCAACGACAGCAAGCCTCACCTTGCTCCCACCCAGGCCAGGCTGCTTCTTGCTTCTCTGCTGTCACTCAGCTGGGCTGTGAAGTGGCCCCACCTCTGGGCCTGGCTCAGCCTCACTCTGGGATGCAGCTCACACATCGCCTTCTCTAGAAGGACCTGGTCCTGAAGTCCATGCTCTTCTTCACCCAACTCTGTTCCTCTTTACTATGCACTGCTTGTGTCTGCTTGTGTGTTATTATCTGCTTGTGTCTCTCCTGCAAGCATCTGAGAGCAGGAGATATGACTTATTTGTTGTCAAGTATTGCCAAAATCTTGCATAGTGCCAAGAAATTAATAAGCAGTAACAATTTATAGGTTCAGTCACTATTTGACAAACTAATCTTGGGTGAATGGAAGGATAAATGTGTAAACcgaaaagtatctgagacaggtctcaatccaTTTAGAAggttattttgccaaggttaatgACATACCTAGAAGAAAGATCTGTTCCTTTCTCCAAGGATAATTTTGAGGGCTTcgatatttaaaggggaaagtgggctggagggaaaaaaggagggtATGGTGATCcacatgttgcaagagaaaaggagcaggtggGGAATAATCAATTATGTGTTCCTCCTTTGCTCAGTAAATTGGCACCTTAtataagataaggtgaacatagagtagctacctgtggagatatttaaccttttatttgTAGCTACCTGCTTAGGAATCAAAGGAAAGGCAGTTTCTTGTGTTACTCAACtttcaggttaatttttttcttttggcatagtgaattgggttcccaagtttttattttcctttcacaaatggATAGaaggatgggtgaatggatgggtggatagattgaagaattaatgaatggatgaataggtgaatggataaacaaatgggTGGAAaaatagatgggtggatggaagaatagatgaatgaatggatggatggatggatggatggatggatggatggatggataagtggaaggatgatggatgaatggattgatgggtgggtgaaagaatggatgaatggaaagaTGGACAGagatgaatgaaggaaggaatagAGGGAAGGCTtgatgggggaggggaaaggggaagagagaaacaTTTTTTTGCAAAGGTAGAAATAAATTCTTTCTACAGCATTTCTTGATTGCTGGCTTGCATTAGGCTCTGTATGAAGCTGGACATCTTACCCCATTTGACCCTTCCAACAAGCCTATGAAGTCAGTATCACTATTCTGAATTTTACATTTGAGGGAAAAAGGCCCAGTCTCATATCTAAGAGGGACAGAGTGTCTCAGACCTCCAAACCCGGTACCCTCACAAGAGGAGTGTAACCCTTGGGCTCCAAGCCTGCTGGTTTGCCATCACAGAAAGGAGAAGTACAGCCTCCAGTCTGTAATTCTGCATGGTGGAGcagtccctccttccctcccccaggaggctgagatgccAGAATCCAGGCGTCACTCCCAGCACATCCTAACATGGCTCCAAGTGGAGTGGTGCCccttttgctaatattttcccAAGACCACGATGTCTCCACCCTCTGGGTACTTTGGGGAGATTCAAGGTGAATATTTCCATACAGAGCAAGACAGCCTCAGGGACCAGCCAAGAGGGAACATGAagggactgggggtggggggacttCAAAACAACCTTGTGGGCAAGGCTGAGACAGTCCCTGCTGAAGGGGCATGCAGCACTCTAGCCGGGGGTGAGGAAACTGCATAGCGCCCCATGGAGGGCTCacacaaaggaagagcaaaggaaagGGTCTGTGGACAAGCCAGGTCCCCCACTTCGGGGAAAAGCCTGGCTCCTTGCCTACAACATGCTACTTTCATTGTCAGCAGAGGGAACTGTGGAATTCTCCAAAGTGCATGATCTGGTGGGCGCCTGGCCCAAGCCCTCATTCTTCAGAGGGGGACACTGAGTCAGGGAGCAGGATAGGCTTGGCCAAGTCCACAGTGCAATTCCAGGACAATGTCTATGAGAACCCAGGTCTCCAAGCCAGGGCCGTGCTCTCCTGCTGCCCTTGACTTGCCTGTCTCTCTGCCTGATGTCTGCTCATCTACTCACCAGGGTAGGCATGTAATTCAGCCACGACCCTTCATGAACCACCTCCCCTGTTGAGAACCAAGCAGATGATGGGAGAGCCCTGCCTCCAACCACCGTGCTGAGCACCTGAAAGAGTTGTGAGCAGGAGGAGTGaatgggagaggaggagagaagaagtgGGGAGATGGGTCACCCCCTGAGGAGCACTGCCCGCTGCTACCTTCAGAGCCAATCCTTTGCACGGtgtaaataatattttcccaACTCTGCAACACAAGCCACCAGCACAACAGTTGCCTGGGCATCAATCACCtgcttccactctttttttttttttttttttttctggcggggggatggagtcttgctctgtttcccaggccgaagtgcagtggcatgatctcggctcactgtaacctccacctcctgggttcaagcaattctcctgcctcagcctcccgagtagctaggattacaggcacctgccaccacacccagctaatatttgtatttctagtagatatggggttttgccatgttggccaagctggtctcgaactcctgacctcaagtgatccgcccgcctcagccttccaaagtggtgggattacaggtgtgagtcaccgtgcccagccacctccTACTCTACTCTTATGGGGATTCCTTTTCTGCATTCTCATCTCCTTCCTGAAGAGAAGTAGAAACAAGATAAAGCAAACTAAAGTAAGCCTTTAAAACAGGCATCAAAAGACAaaatactggccaggtgtggtggttcactcctgtaatcccaaaacattgggaggccacggcaggaggatcgcttgagcccaggagttcggaaaaacaaacaaacaaaaaagacaaaatactgGTAATGATAATGTGATTATACTGAGAtcataaaatcatatttatatgATTATACTGGGGtaattatgtaagaaaaaatgGGATAAGTGTAAGTTACTGcaagtaaaaaaagaaacatggtaCACTCCATATTTTTCAAGAGCTAATGCATGGTAATAAGAATTGCAGTTagagcaggcacagtggctcacgcctgtaattccagcactttaggaggccaaggcaggaggatcgcttgagttcaggagttcagcctgggcaaaatagtgataacctcatctctacaaaaaataaacaaaattagtcaggtatggtagcatgtacctgtagtcccagctactcaggaggctgaggcagggggatttcTCGAGCCTGGAATTTGGCGGCTGCAGCGAGctacgatcgcaccactgcactccagcctgggtgacagagctagaccccgtctcaaaaaaataaatagaaataaatattttttaaaatgcggTGGGGACATGGGCTCTGTGACCAGGCTGTCTAGGCGCAGAGCCCACATCCACTGCCTGGCAGGGCAGCTCTGTCCCACTCCCACTCTGTACCTGGCCCCTGTGCCCACAGGCTGCTCCATTACTGAGGCTGTGACGATCCTGGGGAACAAGCTCGGAGATTACCAGGACCATTTCAACACCACCCACCTGCTGGCCCTCTGTGACTACTTCCACCATACCTTCATCCGCCACTACAAACTCTACCAGTATGTCCTGGGCCAGGACCAGCAGGTCAGCCTGACCGTTGCCCACCTGGAGGTGTGCATGCCACCCCAGGCCCTCCCGCTGGCCGAGGGCATGGACAGGGACTTGTGGACCCACCGGCAGCAGGTGGCGGCGCTGACGGAGGCCGAGGCACAGAAGCGCGCCGACGTGCTGCTCCTGAAAGAGACGCTGCTCCTGGAGCTGGATAGCTCACTGCAGAAGGTGTTCACTGCTGCTGCGCCTGCGCAGCCTGGCCGGGTCCTGGAGAGACAGGTGAGGCTCTGACCACCTGCCATGGGTGGGCACCTGGGCCAGCAGAGACATCAGCCAGGTCTGGCGTCACTGCAGATGGGAGCTCCTCGTTGGCACCCATGGGAAGGGGGAGAGATGCAGGGAGGAATCAAGAGTCTACCACGGGTTTCTCGGTAGACTAAAGGTAGAAATTCATGTCCCTGTTTTAGTGATGAGacgactgaggctcagagaacttTTCAACTCGCCAAGGCCACCAAGCTAGCATGAGGTAGAGTTCACATTTGGACTGAGGCTGACTGACCCTGAAGTCTAAGTTCCTTCCTCTGTGTCATTGATCAGTGACAGATTCCACCAAGAGAGGCATGAGAAAGACTCCAGCTTTGGAACTGCTGCAGATTCTCCAGAGCCAGCACGCCTCCAGGCTAGGGGAGAAGATGGAGGAGGCAGGGACATGGGGACAGCTCGGGGAGGGTCATGTGACCAGGGAGACAAAGGGCGGAGCTGGGACCGGGGGAGGACTTGGGAGGATCTGGTGCCTGGATCTCAGACTTTGGGCTGCCCTCTTGGACAGTCTGCCAGACCACTGGGGCTCTAGCTGCCAGCATTTCCCATGACCAGCTCTTCAATGACCGTGACGACCCCAGCCCCAGGGTAGCTGACTTCTTGAGGGCCTGGCCAAGCCTACATTGGTTTCTTAGCTATACATAGGCACTGAAGTCATCATTGTTGCATCATCTTTGAACATACTTTGAGAGACAAGTATGTGCATGTGTTTCAGGCATTGGGGTCGGGGAGTTGCAGGGCCTGTGAGTTCCAAGGGATTTTGGTTTCTGAATCATCAGCTGAAGAGCAAATGGCCTTGGGAAGTATTCCTTTagggttacacacacacacacacacacaggaaaatcTCTACAGAGCAATGAGCACAGCAGCCTGGATGGTGCTCATCTCAAATAGCACATCAGGGGGCCAGGAAATCTTAGCTCATGAAGACATTCAATAAAGACCCAACAAAACCCCTGCAACAGTCTACGGACCTTGCTCTAGCACACGGGGTGGGGCGGGGCATGGCCACAGTGGCCCAAACGGCCCCACACGTCCCACAGCTGTTCCTGCCTGCTCCTCCCAGCTCCCCGCCCAGCCTCCAGCATGGCACTGCTGGCCCCAGCCTGGCGGAGCTGGTGAGCCAGAGCTCCCTACACCGTGTACCCCAGCTATTCACCTGAGATGGGGCACTCAAGGGCATAGAACAAACACTGCGCATTCTCCTATAGCACAACAACCTTCCCCAATAattttttctacaaaaacaaCCAAGAGGATATGCTGGGGCAAATGTGCAATTTTGCATACCTTTTAAGTGAATACAAGATCTCAAAGAAATGCACTATGGACAACCAGTTGCTTCCAGTGTGTCCCCTGACAATAGCTCCTCTGCTGTGTGGTTGCTCGGGCAGGGAACCTGGAGAAACACACTTACGTCGTCTGTGTCTCCAGGCTCTGTTGGCCATGACTCTGATGGAGCTGACAAATGGGGTTTCCTGTTTAACTCGGTGGATGGACGGTGGCTGAGTTTCCATTCTTCCTATGGCTGGCTGGGTGGATGACACGCCCAATCTCTGAAGCCATTTCCCCTGTCCCCTCCCATGAAGCTGCCACTAGAACTTTGAGAGGTGAGAATGAGGATGGTTGGGGGTGGGGTATCCAGATGGAGCCTGCATTGACCAGGAAGTAGGGTCTATAGGAAATACGGCACTGGCCAATGGGCCCAGAACAAATGACACACTCAAACAGCCTGGCCATCACTCTAGgccaaaagagaaaagggagggagtgATTATTGGAATCTAAAAAGAGAGCTTTAGTTCTAGGCAAGGGTTGAGGGACAGGAAGTGTGACTACCCACGGTCCGTGGCCATGGCCAGCCCACAGCCGGTCAGGAGAAGATGAAGATCTCCCCACCCTCAGACCTCCCACCCCTAGTTGACTGAAGTCAACCAGAAGCCAGAGGTCAAGGCAGCCACGGCCCATGGGCAGGGTGAGATGGGTGGACAGTGGACACATCCTCATACCCGCAGTAGGGGCCGAGTTGAGAACCAGATCTGGTGAGACCTCCCAACCCCGCTCACCGGCCCTCCCCGTTCcttccaggagttggagagcctTGTCCGCCAGGTTATCCACATCCAGATGGAGCTCCTGCAGGAGCTGCTGCAGTGCAAGATCCAGAACACGTTCGCCATCTTGGACCTGAAGCTTCAGAAGAAAACTCTGAACCTCAACGCCCCCACCCCTAACCCGCCCCCCATCACCAGTCATGCAGGCCAGGAGGAAGCCCTGAAGCCCCACAGagtgaacaaagaaaagaaagtgaaggcAAGGAAGTAGAAGGTCCCGACTGCCACATGAGACTGACTGGGGACCGGTCACCCACAGCCATGAGCCATGCGGCACGGTGAGTTCAGCACCCACCCACAGAGAGACTTCTCACgattaaaagaaacaaacccaTGCCATCAACTGGTCTCTGTCTTGGAAACCACCTGCTACCACCTGAAATCCAATCCAAATGATTTCCCCCGACGGCTGTGCGCCTCTGCTAAGCATGGAGCTTTGCTCTGGGGGTACTTATCACATGCTGACAAGTCTGACCTCTGCTGAAGATGGAGCCACCCATGGGTGCAAGCTGGTAAGAATGAGGGTGCTCCACACACCAGCGAAGCCCTCCAGGGAATCCCATGCCATGTAACAAGAATCTATCCTAGGATTCTTCCTCCTAACATTTAAACCACAGGCTTCATTGCATGCAGCCCAGCCCATAGGTCTCCCGCAAGAGGACCCAGAGCCATGTGCCCTCTAGAAAACTGTTCCTCCCAGGAACATCCGCACTGGCGGGACTCAGGCCAGGGGCAGGTACTGTCCCAGAGGTCGGAGACCTGGCCTGGAGCCCGCTTTGCTGTGGATCTGCTGTGTGATGCTGCCTGTGTCCCTTTCATCCCCGGGCCCCAGCTCTCTCTCCTGTCAAGCAGAGGTGCTGTGGGATGGTGTCTCAGGTCCCTCTCTCACTGAGACGTCCTAGGAGAAAGACAAGGTGAGGTTTGCtattcccatgtgtcaagggtttCAAGGTTCATGGAGGAAAAGGACCTACTCGAAGTCACACAGCAGAGAGCAGAAGCCCTCCTGCTTCCGTGCTGTTTCCCAGGGGCATCGTTCCTCTTACACAAACAGTGGCACACGTCCTGGAGCTGTTGGTTTGACAGGTGACCGTGGCCCTCGAAATCAGAACGGTGAGGGGGTCACCACATACTGCCTCTTCCCAAGCCTGAGACTGCCTCTGTCCTGCTCTGCCATTTGCCTGCTGCACCCCTTGTGTCCAATAAGGCAGGCCCGTGTCATTAGCTCATCCTGCCCATCTCTCCTTTGCCACCTACTTTCTAGTTTGTGCCACCTGAGGTGCACCTGGTGTCTGTGTTTCCAGGCAGAGTCAGCTGCCTTAGGGGGTTGGGGGGACTTAGCGAGGGGTGCCCTGCTGAAGGAGAAGAGCAGCCCTCTGCAGCCCTGGCAGAGAAGTCCAGGACACAGGAGCCCCCAGCAGGGGAGGCAGCCCTGCTGGGAGCCACACCTGAGACtctcctcccatctcaccctgATGCCACGGCCAGGTGTGTTGATCCCCAAGAAGCTTGATGAACTGTCTGATACCTCTTGGGATGGAGGAAGGAGGTTCTGGgagtttcttaaattttttattccttccttcctctttcattccataaacatttttgaaCAACTATGTCTACTGTATGGATGAAGCAATTATGGTCTTGAGGGAAGTGTGAGAGCTGCCATCGGATTCTGTCTAGGGCCTCACCAGGGTCCCAGACACCCTCATGGCCAGCGTGGATGGGTGTACTCACATGTGTGTGTGGGAGATGGTGGAGGGGCAAGTGGGTACAGCTTCTACCCAGGCCATGTGCCAGAGACCCACACCTGGCTGAATTCACATGACTTCCATGACCATTTGGTGGCATTTATTCAAGGGCAAGCAGAGGAGGCCTGGGGGCCTGGCATCATCTGAGGGGCAAGGTTGGAGGAGAGGGAAGGCCCAGGTGGATCTCAAGGCCTTCCAAACCCATAAGTGAAAGAAGTGGCCTTTGGAAGAGTTGCATTTCAGGTGATGGGGTCCTGAGCCAACGTGAGAAGCTGCCATCCTCCCTCAGTCCCTGCTGGCATCTGCAGGAGTCCCAGATGTGGTGCAGTGTAGACATATATTTTGTGTGTAGCTGAGCTGTATTTATGAAGAAGTCAGGAGGAGTTGGGAGAGTCACAGGGGCCAGAAATGTGGAGAGAAGTCACAGCAGCGAGTGGAAGAAAGGCCTTGGGCCCCAACCTCCATGGAAGTCAAAACTGGGCTTTCTGTCTCAAGGTAAGAATAGCAAATGGGTGGTCCCATGGGAAaactcctccctcccacctgcctGAGGCAGCAGCAGGGAGCACCCTCTTACAGCAGACACTGGATAGACACTGAGACAACTGTGGGACAGTGAACTTCCCACCCATGCCCCCTACTCATTCAAGGCCTAAACTCTCACACCACACAGGAGTGGAGACCCCAAACTGGGAAACTGTCCTCAAGTCCATCTGAAACCAGAATACCAGCTAGAGCCTGTGGATAAACGTACCATATGTTCTGGGTTCTCTGGGGCTATCCTGGGTGACTCCTGTTATCCCGGTGTTGGGCCTGCTTTGGCATGCACGCAGCTTTGCATTGCTCAGTGGAGTTTGCTGAAGACTTGCTCTAAAAGAAGCTGGGGGAGGTAGGTAGCTCCCCACCTGTGCTTCAGCTCCTGCCATGACTGCATCTCATGGTGTGGGACTCTCCTGGTGTGTAGGCACATGGGGTGTGCCGTGAGCAAGTTCTCACCTACGCTTGAGGCTGCAACTGGAAGAGGCAGAGCGCTGACCTGTCTCTCCCTCCTAACACTCTCTTGACTCAGTGGAACCTTTCAAAAACAGCACCCGGGCCATTCCTGAGATACTGAAATGCAGGCAGACACAGGTAACTGAGGAGAGCCAGCTCTTCCCATGGTG
Proteins encoded in this window:
- the C8H8orf74 gene encoding uncharacterized protein C8orf74 homolog encodes the protein MALLTPQGVKEVFQSQRPQGRERLRRLLNWEEFDEQRDSRRSILLDTLYESIIFAVGKGFPWVEVAQVVKFTEELLKETKGCSITEAVTILGNKLGDYQDHFNTTHLLALCDYFHHTFIRHYKLYQYVLGQDQQVSLTVAHLEVCMPPQALPLAEGMDRDLWTHRQQVAALTEAEAQKRADVLLLKETLLLELDSSLQKVFTAAAPAQPGRVLERQELESLVRQVIHIQMELLQELLQCKIQNTFAILDLKLQKKTLNLNAPTPNPPPITSHAGQEEALKPHRVNKEKKVKARK